TCCACGACAAGACCTCATAAGCCAAATTGAAGGCGTTGTTTATGCCGTCATAAGCTTTGAACTTCTTACGGGCGTCAGGCCTCAACTTCTCTGAGAACAGACCAAATATTTGTTTGAAGTAAAGCTCACTAAACTTTCCCTCAATCGAAGTAAGCCTTCTTTTTGCCATTTCTAGGCTTGCCGTACCGATATTTTCAACCATAACCTGAGCTTTATCTCCTAGCGGTTGCATATTATATTTCGCCAGTATTCCGTTTTGTCCCTTAATCTTGGAGAGGACAATCTGTTTAGCAATATAGACGCCTTTACCGTTATTGACCGCTTCATATTGGCAGAGCCTAGTTTTAACGTGAGAATCGTCATCTAGACTCTTGAGCATGGCTACTGGTCTCCCTCTCTGAGTAGTTATAATGCTCAACACTCCCATTCTTATCTCTAATCGTGAAACAGCCTAGC
The Candidatus Bathyarchaeia archaeon genome window above contains:
- the cas1 gene encoding CRISPR-associated endonuclease Cas1, with the translated sequence MSIITTQRGRPVAMLKSLDDDSHVKTRLCQYEAVNNGKGVYIAKQIVLSKIKGQNGILAKYNMQPLGDKAQVMVENIGTASLEMAKRRLTSIEGKFSELYFKQIFGLFSEKLRPDARKKFKAYDGINNAFNLAYEVLSWKVHRALIRAKLEPYLGFLHSVQFGKPSLVCDFQELYRCLIDDFLIRYCRNLKLKDFMVKTEDLTRNKRGKRVYLNDSQTHDLMEKLNGFFESKIELSRIKFGESQTVETLINEEALLLAKYLRGERETWMPRLPSCLEC